From one Neovison vison isolate M4711 chromosome 1, ASM_NN_V1, whole genome shotgun sequence genomic stretch:
- the FAM193B gene encoding protein FAM193B isoform X2 yields MTRRRSRPSGGAGRRERMRAAGQQKPQAPEPPPPPSLEAGAGAGPSEAPVEPDRDGPREEDEPKLAPGPQVPPTSTQSVQTCCLLCHRERKGWEEGPSQNGLVLQGEKLPPDFMPKLVKNLLGEMPLWVCQSCRKSMEEDERQTGREHAVAISLSHTSCKSQSCGGDSHSSSSSSSSSSSSSSCHGNSGDWDPSSFLSAHKLSGLWNSPHSSGAVPGSSLGSPSTIPGEVFSISEHHRHSDLTAPPNSPTGHHPQPASLIPSHPGSFGSPPHPHLLPATPAAPFPAQASECPVAAAAAPHTPGVCQTPHLPSTSMPLLKMPPPFSGCSHPCSGHCSGHCSGPLLPPPSSQQLPSTHRDPGCKGHKFTHSGLACQLPQPCEADEGLGEEEDSSSERSSCTSSSTHQRDGKFCDCCYCEFFGHNAPPAAPTSRNYTEIREKLRSRLTRRKEELPVKGGALGGIPGEPAVDHRDVDELLEFINSTEPKAPNSARAAKRARHKLKKKEKEKAHLAAEALKQVNRSVSGSQEPRPARERLLEWPDRELDRVNSFLNSRLQEIKNTVKDSIRASFSVCELNMDSNGFSKEGAAEPEPQSLSPSNLNGSSEQRPDINLDLSPLTLGSSQNHTLRVPGEPAPPWTEMRGSHPPWTEVRGPPPGIIPENGLVRRLNAVPNLSRVIWVKTPKPGNPSPEEPSPKEVPSYKQELPEPVASSGKPRKGKRQGSQAKKNEASPAPRSPASIEAASAKGQTPSSKQPGKAPEPPKVGSCAEAGEGSRGSQPGPGWAGSPKADEKGSSWRNWPGEAKARPLEQESVQPPGPARPQSLPQGKGRSRRSRNKQEKTAASLDDVFLPKDMDGVEMDETDREVEYFKRFCLDSAKQTRQKVAVNWTNFSLKKTTPSTAQ; encoded by the exons ATGACTCGGAGGCGGAGCAGGCCGAGCGGCGGCGCGGGCCGGCGCGAGCGGATGCGGGCCGCGGGGCAGCAGAAGCCCCAGGCTCCCGAgcccccgccgccgccgagcCTGGAAGCGGGAGCGGGTGCAGGGCCCTCGGAGGCTCCCGTGGAACCGGACCGCGACGGCCCCAGGGAGGAGGACGAGCCCAAGTTGGCGCCCGGACCGCAG gttccccccacctccacccagtCTGTGCAGACTTGCTGCCTGCTATGTCATCGGGAACGCAAAGGCTGGGAAGAAGGCCCTTCCCAAAATGGACTGGTGTTGCAGGGTGAGAAGCTGCCCCCTGACTTCATGCCAAAGCTTGTCAAGAATCTCCTAGGCGAGATGCCTCTGTGGGTCTGCCAGAGTTGCCGAAAGAGCATGGAGGAAGATGAAAGGCAGACAGGTCGAGAGCATGCAGTGGCG ATCTCCTTGTCACACACATCCTGCAAATCACAGTCTTGTGGGGGTGACTCTCATTCCTCTTCGTCCTCCTCTTCAtcgtcctcgtcctcctcctcctgccatgGGAACTCAGGGGACTGGGATCCCAGCTCCTTCCTGTCAGCACATAAGCTCTCGGGCCTCTGGAACTCTCCGCACTCGAGTGGGGCCGTGCCGGGTAGCTCACTCGGGAGTCCTTCTACCATCCCTG GTGAGGTCTTCTCTATCTCGGAGCACCACCGGCACTCAGACCTCACTGCTCCACCTAACAGCCCTACCGGCCACCACCCCCAGCCAGCATCACTGATCCCATCTCACCCTGGATCCTTCGGCTCACCACCCCACCCACACCTGCTGCCTGCTACCCCGGCAGCGCCTTTCCCTGCCCAGGCTTCAGAATGCCCTGTTGCCGCTGCTgccgccccccacaccccaggggtATGTCAGaccccccacctgccctccaccAGCATGCCGCTCCTGAAGATGCCTCCACCATTCTCGGGGTGCAGCCATCCCTGTAGCGGGCACTGCAGCGGGCACTGCAGCGGgcctctcctcccacctcccagctctcagcagctCCCTAGCACTCACAG GGACCCTGGGTGCAAGGGACACAAGTTTACACACAGTGGTCTGGCCTGCCAGCTGCCCCAGCCCTGCGAAGCAGATGAGGGCCTGGGTGAGGAAGAGGACAGCAGCTCAGAGCGCAGCTCCTGCACCTCATCCTCCACTCACCAGAGAGATGGAAAGTTCTGTGACTGCTGCTACTGTGAGTTCTTCGGCCACAATGCG ccacccgCTGCCCCGACGAGTCGGAATTATACAGAGATCCGAGAGAAGCTCCGCTCGAGGCTGACCAGGCGGAAAGAGGAGCTGCCCGTGAAGGGGGGCGCCCTGGGCGGGATCCCTGGGGAGCCCGCCGTGGACCACCGAGATGTGGATGAGCTGCTGGAATTCATCAACAGCACGGAGCCCAAAGCCCCCAACAGCGCCAGGGCCGCCAAGCGGGCCCGGCACAAGCTGAAAAAgaag gaaaaggaaaaggccCACTTGGCAGCAGAAGCTCTAAAGCAGGTGAATCGTAGTGTTTCCGGAAGCCAGGAGCCAAGGCCTGCAAGGGAGAGGCTCTTGGAGTGGCCCGACCGGGAGCTGGATCGGGTCAACAGCTTCCTGAACAGCCGTCTACAAGAGATCAAGAACACTGTCAAGGACTCTATCCGTGCCAGCTTCAGTGTGTGTGAGCTCAATATGGACAGCAATGGATTCTCTAAGGAGGGGGCTGCTGAGCCAGAGCCCCAGAGCCTATCCCCCTCAAACCTCAATGGCTCCTCAGAGCAACGGCCTGACATTAACCTTGACCTATCCCCTTTGACTTTGGGGTCCTCTCAGAACCACACGTTACGAGTTCCAGGTGAGCCGGCCCCACCATGGACAGAAATGAGAGGCTCTCACCCACCATGGACAGAGGTGAGGGGGCCCCCTCCCGGTATCATCCCTGAGAATGGGCTAGTGAGGAGACTCAACGCTGTGCCCAACCTTTCCCGGGTAATCTGGGTCAAGACACCCAAGCCAGGCAACCCTAGCCCTGAGGAGCCAAGCCCAAAGGAGGTTCCCAGTTACAAGCAGGAGCTGCCTGAGCCTGTGGCCTCAAGTGGGAAGCCTCGGAAAGGCAAGAGACAGGGCAGTCAGGCCAAGAAGAATGAGGCAAGCCCAGCCCCCCGGTCCCCAGCCAGCATAGAGGCTGCCAGTGCCAAGGGCCAGACCCCCAGCTCCAAGCAGCCAGGCAAGGCTCCGGAGCCTCCCAAAGTGGGCAGCTGTGCCGAGGCTGGAGAGGGGAGCCGGGGAAGCCAACCGGGACCAGGCTGGGCTGGCAGCCCCAAAGCCGACGAGAAGGGCAGCTCCTGGCGAAACTGGCCAGGTGAGGCCAAAGCACGGCCTCTGGAGCAGGAGTCTGTGCAGCCCCCAGGCCCAGCAAGGCCACAGAGCTTGCCACAGGGCAAGGGCCGCAGCCGCCGGAGCCGCAACAAGCAGGAGAAGACGGCCGCCTCCTTGG ACGATGTGTTCCTGCCCAAGGACATGGATGGGGTGGAGATGGATGAGACTGACCGGGAGGTGGAGTACTTCAAGAG GTTCTGTTTGGATTCTGCAAAGCAAACTCGTCAGAAAGTTGCTGTGAACTGGACCAACTTCAGCCTCAAGAAAACCACTCCCAGCACAGCTCAGTGA